One Gossypium raimondii isolate GPD5lz chromosome 3, ASM2569854v1, whole genome shotgun sequence genomic window carries:
- the LOC105794284 gene encoding NEDD8-activating enzyme E1 regulatory subunit AXR1, translated as MAEPKTKYDRQLRIWGEQGQAALEKASICLLNCGPTGSETLKNLVLGGVGSITIVDGSKVEFGDLGNNFMVDDSSLGQSKAKCVCSFLQELNDAVKAKFIEEYPEALIDTNPSFFSQFTLVVATQLVEESMVKLDRICRQENVMLIFARSYGLTGLVRICVKEHTVIESKPDHFLDDLRLNNPWPELRGFADAIDLNVQDPVAHKHIPYVVILVKMADEWKTSHGGTLPSTREQKREFKELLKARMAATDEDNYKEAIDASFKLFAPQGISSDLQQIINDSCAEVGSSSSDFWVMVAALKEFIANEGGGEVPLEGSIPDMTSSTEHYVNLQKIYQAKSEADYLVLEERVRNILKKIGRDPHSIPKATIKSFSKNARKLKVCRYRSIEDEYNNPSPAELHKYLTDEDYSIAVGFYILLRAVDRYAANFNHFPGQFDGGLDEDISRLKTTAVSLLNDLGCSGLTLTEDLINEMCRFGAAELHAVAAIIGGIASQEVIKLITKQFVPMTGTFAFNAIDHKSQLLNLC; from the exons ATGGCGGAGCCTAAAACCAAATACGATCGGCAGCTCAG GATCTGGGGTGAACAAGGGCAAGCAGCTCTGGAGAAAGCGAGCATATGTTTACTAAATTGTGGGCCAACTGGTTCTGAGACTTTGAAGAATCTTGTCCTTGGTGGTGTCGGAAGCATTACTATAGTCGATGGATCTAAGGTTGAATTCGGCGACCTTGGAAACAATTTTATGG TGGATGACTCAAGCCTTGGTCAGTCAAAAGCCAAATGTGTTTGTTCCTTCCTCCAAGAGCTAAACGATGCTGTTAAAGCTAAGTTTATTGAAGAGTATCCCGAGGCTTTAATCGACACCAAcccctcttttttttctcaGTTTACCTTAGTTGTTGCCACTCAG CTGGTGGAAGAATCTATGGTGAAGCTTGATAGAATTTGTAGACAAGAAAATGTGATGTTGATTTTTGCTCGCTCCTACGGCCTAACAGGTTTAGTTCGAATCTGTGTGAAG GAACACACTGTAATTGAATCAAAGCCTGACCATTTTCTAGATGACCTTCGGTTAAATAATCCATGGCCTGAGTTGAGAGG GTTTGCTGATGCTATTGATCTAAATGTGCAAGATCCTGTTGCTCATAAACACATACCATATGTTGTCATCCTTGTCAAGATGGCCGATGAGTGGAAGACAAGCCATGGAGGTACTCTACCATCAACCAGAGAACAGAAAAGAGAGTTCAAG GAACTTCTCAAAGCCAGGATGGCTGCGACGGATGAAGATAACTATAAAGAAGCTATTGATGCCTCCTTTAAATTGTTTGCTCCTCAAGGAATCA GTTCAGATTTGCAGCAGATAATTAATGATAGCTGTGCTGAAGTTGGTTCTAGTTCTTCTGACTTTTGGGTGATGGTAGCAGCTTTGAAG GAGTTCATTGCAAATGAAGGTGGTGGGGAGGTACCACTTGAGGGGTCGATACCAGATATGACATCTTCAACTGA GCATTATGTAAACTTGCAGAAGATCTATCAGGCTAAATCTGAGGCTGATTATCTTGTTCTTGAAGAACGAGTTAGGAATATTCTTAAGAAAATTGGTAGAGATCCACATAGTATCCCTAAGGCAACGATAAAAAGCTTCAGCAAAAACGCTAGAAAGCTCAAA GTTTGTAGGTATCGCTCCATTGAGGATGAGTATAATAATCCATCTCCTGCTGAGCTGCATAAGTATTTAACCGATGAAGATTACAG TATTGCTGTGGGATTCTATATTCTTCTAAGAGCTGTTGATCGCTATGCCGCAAATTTTAACCACTTTCCGGGACAGTTTGATGG TGGATTGGATGAGGATATATCTCGGCTAAAAACGACAGCTGTTAGCCTACTTAATGATTTGGGTTGTAGTGGCTTAACATTGACAGAGGATCTTATTAATGAAATGTGCCGATTTGGTGCTGCAGAGCTCCATGCTGTTGCTGCCATCATTGGTGGAATTGCATCTCAAGAAGTCATCAAG CTTATAACAAAACAGTTTGTTCCAATGACTGGCACGTTTGCATTCAATGCGATTGATCACAAGTCCCAATTGTTGAATCTGTGTTAG